One Zeugodacus cucurbitae isolate PBARC_wt_2022May chromosome 3, idZeuCucr1.2, whole genome shotgun sequence genomic region harbors:
- the LOC105215308 gene encoding stress-induced-phosphoprotein 1: MDKVNELKEKGNRALNADNFDEAIAAYTEAINLDNTNHVLYSNRSAAYAKACKYDKALEDAEKTIALNPSWPKGYSRKGAAATGLKNYRAAMEAYEEGLKHDPQNAVLQQGIQEVTATVLQAMTGHFSTPMDVDPQSPPPKAPEPKSAEPPKPAEPNVDEMNEEERKKYFAKKDKEAGNAAYKRKDFETALKHYQSALEQDPTDITFYNNIAAVYFERKQYNECIKECEKGIEIGRENRADFKLIAKALARIGNSYRKMQDYKQAKVYFEKAMSEHRTPEIKTSLSEVEAKIKEEERRAYINPELAEVEKEKGNEFFKKGDYSNAVKHYSEAIKRNPDDPKLYSNRAACYTKLAAFDLGLKDCETCIKLDDKFIKGYIRKGKILQGMQKSSKASAAYLKALEIDPQNAEALEGYRQCSISYQRSPEDVMKNALGDPEVQQILKDPAMRVILDQMQTDPKAAKEHLQNPAIADKIMKLIEAGIVQIH, from the exons atggatAAG GTGAATGAACTCAAAGAAAAAGGAAACCGCGCACTTAATGCAGATAACTTTGATGAAGCTATTGCAGCGTACACTGAAGCCATTAATTTAGATAATACAAATCATGTGTTGTACAGCAACAGATCTGCTGCATATGCGAAGGCTTGCAAATATGATAAAGCTTTAGAGGATGCAGAAAAAACAATAGCCTTGAACCCTTCATGGCCTAAAGGTTATTCGCGTAAAGGAGCAGCAGCTACAGGGCTTAAAAACTATCGGGCCGCCATGGAAGCGTATGAAGAAG GTTTAAAACATGATCCTCAAAATGCTGTATTGCAACAAGGTATTCAAGAAGTCACTGCCACAGTACTACAAGCGATGACAGGGCATTTTTCAACTCCCATGGATGTAGACCCACAGTCACCGCCGCCCAAAGCCCCTGAGCCCAAAAGTGCCGAACCCCCGAAACCCGCTGAGCCGAATGTGGATGAAATGAACGAAGAAGAACGCAAAAAGTATTTTGCCAAGAAGGATAAGGAAGCCGGTAACGCTGCATATAAGAGGAAAGACTTCGAAACAGCACTAAAACATTACCAATCCGCATTGGAACAAGATCCAACAGATATAACATTTTACAATAACATAGCAGCCGTTTATTTTGAACGTAAACAATATAACGAGTGCATAAAAGAATGTGAAAAGGGCATTGAAATCGGGCGTGAGAATCGCGCGGATTTCAAATTGATTGCAAAAGCGCTGGCGCGTATAGGCAATTCGTATCGTAAAATGCAGGATTACAAGCAGGCGAAAGTGTATTTCGAAAAGGCTATGTCTGAACATCGCACGCCTGAGATTAAAACATCTCTTAGTGAAGTGGAAGCTAAAATTAAAGAGGAAGAAAGACGCGCTTATATTAATCCTGAATTAGCTGAAGTTGAAAAAGAAAAAGGCAATGAGTTCTTCAAAAAGGGTGACTATAGCAATGCTGTGAAACATTATTCGGAAGCAATCAAACGGAATCCCGACGATCCAAAATTGTACAGCAACCGGGCCGCTTGTTACACCAAGTTGGCTGCATTTGATCTTGGACTGAAGGATTGTGAAACTTGCATAAAGTTGGATGACAAGTTTATCAAAGGTTACATTCGAAAGGGCAAAATTTTACAG GGCATGCAAAAATCTTCGAAGGCATCTGCAGCTTACCTCAAAGCTCTGGAAATTGATCCCCAAAATGCTGAAGCACTTGAGGGTTACCGCCAGTGTTCGATTTCTTATCAACGTAGTCCTGAGGATGTGATGAAGAACGCTTTGGGCGACCCAGAGGTACAACAAATTCTAAAGGATCCGGCTATGCGCGTAATACTGGATCAAATGCAAACCGACCCTAAAGCGGCAAAAGA ACATCTCCAAAATCCGGCGATAGCCGATAAAATTATGAAGCTGATTGAAGCGGGCATCGTTCAAATTCATTAA